A region of Asterias amurensis chromosome 22, ASM3211899v1 DNA encodes the following proteins:
- the LOC139953666 gene encoding patatin-like phospholipase domain-containing protein 4 — protein MAGENLTAPFDLALDGSSFFGIRNIGVAQCLCDHGPIVLSNAQRYGGISSNALIAAVMATAPENIPSYLYALYDIVDEVAPLPFGALSAGFDFIDRLRSALKANLPSDAHVKATERLYVKATVLNIVDKYNSVSVHDVDQGTSSSIRTKGPKVFEIGDRCWKIGNEVEISRYESMEELIEVLLGCIYVPWFPGWSPPQYNGRFLGDATLLQTSNLPSNVNFSFGTPNKLIRISPDPKSRATMRDKIACGWVDTTGQRFDISALEMFRTGNGLYPPPKGHLEAYYADGYEDATRFLKFYHCYVENQKGFGPRHDRYAAVHSVEDLR, from the exons ATGGCAGGGGAGAACCTAACCGCGCCCTTTGACCTCGCCCTGGATGGGAGCTCATTCTTTGGTATCCGTAACATTGGAGTTGCGCAGTGCCTGTGCGATCACGGTCCCATCGTGCTCAGCAACGCACAGAGGTATGGTGGGATATCGTCAAATGCGTTGATTGCCGCTGTCATGGCAACGGCTCCAGAAAATATACCT AGTTACCTCTACGCACTCTATGACATCGTGGACGAGGTTGCACCGTTGCCCTTTGGCGCGCTTTCTGCTGGTTTTGATTTCATTGATCGTCTGCGGTCAGCGCTGAAAGCAAATCTACCCAGTGACGCACATGTTAAG GCGACAGAGCGACTGTACGTAAAAGCCACTGTTCTCAACATTGTGGACAAATACAACTCTGTAAGCGTTCATGACGTGGACCAGGGGACGAGTTCGAGTATACGCACTAAAGGACCAAAGGTGTTTGAGATAGGAGATCGATGCTGGAAGattgggaacgaggttgagattTCGAGATATGAAAGCATGGAGGAACTAATTGAg GTTTTACTTGGCTGTATCTACGTGCCGTGGTTTCCAGGCTGGAGCCCACCACAGTATAATGGTCGT ttCCTCGGGGATGCCACACTCTTACAGACCAGCAACCTCCCGTCAAACGTCAACTTCAGCTTCGGCACACCAAATAAGCTCATCAGAATCTCGCCCGATCCCAAATCCCGCGCGACAATGCGAGACAAGATCGCCTGTGGTTGGGTGGATACAACGGGACAACGGTTCGATATCAGCGCACTGGAGATGTTTCGGACTGGCAACGGACTCTACCCACCACCCAAAGGGCATTTAGAAGCGTACTATGCAGATGGATATGAGGACGCGACCAGATTCTTGAAATTTTATCACTGTTATGTGGAAAACCAGAAGGGCTTTGGACCTAGACATGATAGGTACGCAGCTGTACATTCCGTTGAGGACCTTCGATAA
- the LOC139953664 gene encoding uncharacterized protein yields the protein MNSGTDTIEVVSDMNHSKDQTETKPVICEVCGEAFLTNLCLTTHCCDLNKEKSIVVKDICEKGLSRIGSINTHQIVKTEGEQYTCDICGAVFTKKCTLTKHQLVHTGHKQFVCDICEKSFSTSRYLSIHQRVHTGKKPYICDICEQAFSQRHCLTDHQRIHTGEKPFICNTCGKAFSQKNTLKKHQIVHTGDKPFACDICGKAFAQSNNVTEHLRVHTGEKPFVCDICGKAYSHKTNLSVHQRVHTGEKPFVCNFCGKAFSQRRFLTDHQRIHTGEKPFVCDICEKAFSQKYTLKMHQIVHTGEKPFICDICGKGFSFKGGLKTHHRVHTGEKPFVCDICGRAFCQSGSLLCHQLVHTEERHLLTPFVAKPPPEEKLCPPTLEAREAIY from the coding sequence ATGAATTCTGGAACTGATACAATTGAAGTAGTCAGTGATATGAATCACTCAAAAGACcaaactgaaacaaaaccagTTATTTGTGAAGTTTGTGGCGAAGCCTTTTTAACAAATCTTTGCCTAACCACCCATTGCTGTGACCTTAATAAAGAGAAATCAATTGTTGTAAAAGACATTTGTGAAAAAGGCTTGTCTAGAATAGGCAGTATAAATACACATCAGATAGTCAAAACTGAAGGGGAACAATATACTTGTGATATATGTGGAGCAGTATTCACAAAAAAATGCACACTGACAAAACATCAACTTGTCCATACTGgacacaaacaatttgtttgtgacatttgtgaaaAATCTTTTTCAACAAGCCGATACCTTTCCATCCATCAGCGTGTCCACACCGGAAAGAAACCATatatttgtgacatttgtgaaCAGGCCTTCTCACAAAGACATTGCCTGACGGACCACCAGcgtatccacactggagagaaaccatttattTGTAACACTTGTGGAAAAGCCTTCTCACAAAAAAATACACTAAAAAAGCATCAGATAGTCCACACTGGAGACAAACCGTTtgcttgtgacatttgtggaaaagcttttGCGCAAAGTAACAACGTGACTGAACATCTACGTGTTCatactggagagaaaccattcgtttgtgatatttgtggaaaagcctACTCGCATAAAACAAACTTGAGTGTCCATCAGCGTGTTCACACTGGAGAAAAACCATTTGTTTGCAACTTTTGTGGAAAAGCCTTCTCACAGAGACGTTTCCTAACAGATCATCAGCGTattcacactggagagaaaccgttcgtttgtgacatttgtgagAAAGCCTTCTCACAAAAATATACACTGAAAATGCATCAGAtcgtccacactggagagaaaccttttatttgtgacatttgtggaaaaggaTTTTCTTTCAAAGGAGGTTTAAAGACTCACCAcagagtccacactggagaaaaaccatttgtttgtgacatttgtggaagaGCATTTTGTCAAAGTGGGAGTCTACTTTGTCACCAGCTAGTTCACACCGAAGAGAGACATTTGCTGACGCCATTTGTGGCCAAACCGCCTCCTGAAGAAAAACTCTGTCCGCCTACACTAGAAGCCAGAGAAGCCATTTACTAA